Part of the Scomber japonicus isolate fScoJap1 chromosome 2, fScoJap1.pri, whole genome shotgun sequence genome, CAATTgttatcagtatcactttaagggtacttgtaTTGGAGTATTATCTCCCGTCAATCAAACTGGTGAGGACACAGAATGAATAAGTCACACCAGTTATTTACTATGATATTCAATTTTTTGAATAATTCCAAAGAGGCTTTATCacacaaaaactacattttgaGGCATTAAAAGTCAAAACAGTTTGCAGTTGACTCTGGCTGCATGTATTGGTGGGACACTACATTCAAAGTGTGCGTGCGTAATCaaatattgcagtaaaagtggTTTACATCATCCTCTTGATCaccaaataaattaaatgaatggcaGCATCTCCCAGCTCTACGTAATGTTTATGACTGACCGACTCCCAACCCCCTCTCCTCCCAGGATGACCAACGCCTGCCACAGGAAATGCGTGCCACCACATTACAAAGAAGCCGAGCTGACAAAGGGCGAGTCGGTGTGCCTGGACCGCTGCGTGGCCAAATACCTGGACCTTCACGAGAGGCTGGGACGCAAGCTGACAGAGCTGTCCGTCCAGGACGAGGAAATGATGAGGAAGGCTGCTGTCGGTAGCGGATAAAGACGCTGATGACTGGAGCGAGAAGTGGAAAATTGTGGATGGGTTATAGTtatgaggggaggggaggggggtagCTGGTTTCTCTAAAAGAGAGACTGGTGTTTTAATAAGAGGGTgggtaaataaaaaataaagtaaagttaAAGCTGATGAGGGTCCATTGAGAGAAACTGCCTCCTCTACAGTGATACAGAGGTCGGGGTTGCAGGAATCATCGGAGCACCTGGTGGCACTGCAGCGTGAGGACGTCTAGCAGCCTCTCTGGATCTGtctgatttgttgtttttttttttttttttttacaaattcaGCTCAGCCTGGTCCTCTACAAGTCATCTAAAAACTGACTGGAAGGAGAACGAGCTGGGACatgtaatattatttaaaagtCAAACTTTGTGCTTGTTTTCTGCTGCTTCTACTGCAGAAACTCtaatacatgttttttattatctgCGGTACCAATTATCTGGTATTTTCTGCaggttaaaacaaacacaaataatgattTTACATGTAGTTTTTGGTTACCCTTTCAACTCGGGTTACTTCTGTGAAAGAGGGTGACGTAGGCCTCTCATGGctgcaacacattttattcaaatagAGATACATTGTTCACAATAACAAGTTGTCTGTTATGCAGAAAAAGTATAAAACCTTACAGTAAATCAGATACATGGATTAGGGCGTGCACTTAATCAGTTATGTATGGCGGAGTCAAAATGTCTTTATACAAGACACTACGTAGTTTACTCTCTGTCAGCCCTTCGTCAGTCACAGCACAGATACAGACCAGCAGTCAGgtcactgtagttacatgtgTTGAAGATGGACTGAACTTTGCTCATGTGTCAGGCTTGTGCAGACTGTTGTGCTGTATGCCAGTGGaccatggttttgttttttttgtggactttatatgtcgtctttttttttgttcctcttcCTGTGTTAACCACTGTGTCAGTTACACTTGTGAAGCTGCACTGTGTTTCATTGTTATTAATTGCTCTAATAAAACAATGCCATCATTTATCTCAACAGTTTGAGTGTTTTCAGTGATGTTTCATGaatatttcagtctgtttcACACACTTTGTCATATTTAAACCTCAGGGGAGCTCATGAAGAAATGTTAGTCCTTTAAATTAAAGGTCAGTGTGCactgtgtagaatttagtaggATGGATGTTTCACAAGTGGTATATAATATTGataagcatgttttaattagtttgactaattttta contains:
- the timm10 gene encoding mitochondrial import inner membrane translocase subunit Tim10; translation: MDPMKAQQLAAELEVEMMADMYNRMTNACHRKCVPPHYKEAELTKGESVCLDRCVAKYLDLHERLGRKLTELSVQDEEMMRKAAVGSG